The DNA region ATATACTCACCCTTTAAGACCTTGTGATCCTCCCCTACATGGATCGCACCTACCACCTCCTGGACCACGTCCAACACCAACCTTCGGACAGCGACCACCGCCCCTTGGACCGCGTCCACCACTGCGCCTACGTCCATAACATGTCTCCACCACCTCAAACTAAGAAAAAACTCAAGCTTTTAACCATGTGGTAGTGGGTTTGATCTCACAGATGACGCTAATGTTTAAATTGAGTGATAGATAACGGAAGCCGAGGCTAAACCCAAGTTGTCATTTACTATTAACCGAAAAGAACATTCTAATTACAAGTCAACAACTCGTTTTATAGTAGAAAAGACGTAAACACTAAGCTATAGTCTCTAATTTGTACCATTTCACTTTTAAGCAAAAACGGTGTTTTAAATTATTGTTTGATCGATTGCCTTTTCTATTGTATTCTCAGAATCagatataaaataatttttgaatAAGGTATTCAACTCAAGGGGTGATGGAGTTAGATTGATCTGAAATCTATGTTAATGGATTGTCTCCATTGTATTATTGCTAGTAAATAGTTGGTTTTGAATCTTCCAAATATTTCTACAAGAACTCTAGACCCATTTTTTAATGATCCTTCCATAAAAAGATTGTTCTCTTCATAAAAAAACACGAACTAATAAAAGATTTTTTAATTCATCCAACATGAATTTACCTGTAACCAATGTAATTAGTCTTGTACTTTGGTAGGCTTTCTATCTTCATAGGCGAATCGTTCCTGCGGGCATTCTTTATCAGTGGATCATTCCTAATATATGAGGAGAACTCGCCCAGCTCGCCCAATGATCGCCACAAAGCCCCTCATGTTAGGTGGACAGCAGTAAGGAACATGCAGTCCGCTTCAAGACCAATTTACCACCTAATCCCGTTTGCTTGTGTAATTGAATGTAATCATTTCTGCCAATACACCGTTCAGTAACAATTTATCTTAAAATGCATACTAAGTACTAAATCATGACGGGTATCCGAACATAATCTATACAAATATCAAGGGTAACAGATACAAGTTTTAGAAGCAAATAACAAGATGTTGTGAAGTACTACAATATAATACAAAATTACACATCTGCATAGCCAGAAAACCATGGCTGCTAGTTCCCTAAAACTTTTAACAGCCTACTCGTGGCTACTTTTCTAAGCTCTATTGATGTGTAATAAGTGGAAATCCAACAATTCTCAGTGCATCAAGGCAGCCTCTTGCACAAGAGGCCGTGTAACATGCACAAAATGCTCAGCTTCCCTCTCTACCTGCTCCCAACACTTGTGGGTACCTTTCccttctttcatcttcttcacaaACGAAACAAACTTCCTCCAGTTATCAGGTTGGAACAACTGCGGGTTCATCCTCAGGTATGTAAAGGCACACATCTCTGTGTCATCATTCAACTGTGCTGACTTGAGTATCTGCTCATGTGCATGTTCATCATACCTTTGCAAAGCGTTTTCCCCAGCAAGTGGGACCTGTGCCTTCTGCGTAGCTAAAGCCACTTGGTTCACGAGCTTCTCCGGTGCACAGAGAGCGTCTTGTGGCTGCTCGTGATCACGCATCTCAATACACGTGAAATTAAACACGGCACCATGGCGTGCAAGCATTTGAGCAATGGGGAGGTAGCCATCGCGGAAGCGGGTGTTGTAGTATCCTGCTGTAAGCTCTGGAGCATGAGACCTTGTACCATAGTGCCAGTGAATACCAGCAACCTTCACTGAGATCTTAACTCCAGTGCTGTCAAAGATTGATTTGGCTGATGTGAGAATTCTTTCACCATGATCTAACAGCATCTGAGAATACCAGGTGAGAAAAAATTCACCATAATGACTATCCCAGCCTCCACCTTCTCTGCGGAAAAATGCAGTGTCTTCTGGCCAGTTGTTATATTCGCCAGCATCAGTAGGGCCAGTGCTTCCCCATTCTTGCTTACCCTCAGCTTCAGCAGCAGCTTTTAAGCTACTCAACATATACTGCAACATAGTGAAACTAAGAATATTAGAATTTGAAGCCAAATAACACTTCCGACACGATTATTAGCATATATTTGTATGAGCTTTCTTCCGAATCAATTCTAGGATTCAGAAGTTACTCAGAGACTTCtccttaaaattgattttaattttagaatCAGTTGAAGAATGATTTCCAAGCACTACATAACAGAGACAAAAAAACATAAAGGATATATATGCACCTTGTCATAGCATTGGAAAGCACCAATTCCTGGGAATCTCCATGTCCCATTTTGCTCTGGGTATGAGGGGTAACGCAGCTCACCAGCTGGTCCCATCCCAACTTGGATTTCCTGAATTTTGACATTGATAGAAATTCAGGTAAGAAGCTATATCATAATCATACAACAAAACACAGCATGGTATTAAGCAACAAATTACGCAGTTAAATTAGACAGAATTGTGAACAGGGATGAAAAATATTTACCACAACAGTGTCACCAAGAAGGTGCTTGAAATTGTCTCTGAAAGCTCTCATGAAATCAGCATAACACTGAACTGGTGTACGGCCCTTGAGTACTGGTAAAGTATCACACCCAAGAGATATATATTCAtagtttcttcttccccatTGATCAGTATATGCAAGATCAGGATCTTTCTCAATCTCCTCCACAGCCCATTTCGGCAAGGGAATACTGCACACAAGAAAAATTTGTAAGCCACAAAGAAAACACCAGGCATTTACATTTTACACTTGAACAGTATCAAATCAAACAAACAATGCAATCAAAAATGTAGACAGAAGACAAACTTAGCAACTGGCATaataattagtaaattaatcaaTTATGAAATTATTTTGGATGAATTATCAAGTTCCAACTAGCCAGGAAATAGAAAATTATTTTGGCTGAATAAATTATTGGCTGAAACATAAAATTCATCAAATCTAATCGTAAAAAGCTAGTCCACTTTTTGGAACGATGCCCATGTGAGAATGCGTACAAGTCTAAACCTCACGTGTCCTCATCTATCCTTCACGAAACCACACACTTTCCTTTTGTTTACTTTTCCACTAAAGGCCACAAATAAAATGAGATTGGTCGGTTTATTACACCGTACTGCTCACGCCTCttcttataataaaaataaattaataatacaaTTTAGCCTACTTGATTTTAAACAAATATAATagtcactaaaataaaattcttacCATGTCTTTGAATAATAATACTAGAACAACAATAATTTATTAACCCAAGATAATATGAGCCATATATTTCCTTCAAGAGGTGAGGGTGACAGAAAAACTGAGACCGCAACACCACGCAATTGAATTTTATTCAAATTTGCCTTGTCCAGATAAGTTCAATGCCAAAGGCGCAAAAATTCTTCTAAATTACTCGATTTTCCAAAATTGAATTTCAGCCGCTTAGTATGAACTTTTATTGTCCATTTGCCTAGTGGTTGAATTGCTGTGGCGTAGAAgaaattgaaattcaaaatcaaaagcaatactTTTTGGGTATCTTATTGCTTTTCCAAAGCTATCTACACGTGTATACAATTATTGTTTCTAACGTGAAACATATTAATCGTAAAAATCTACTCCGTTTTTATTGATTGGGCAGCTCTCGCAGAGGTGGACGTGGTAAATGTTGAAGATATCCCGAGAAAAATGCAGCTTAGAGTAATTGAACTTTCGACCTAAAGATTCGAAAAACTATTTTTCAGAATTGCAGCTAACATGTTGACTTAAGCTGACATTTGCAGCATCTATGGAACAAGAGTGTGACTTCTAAAAATCAAACTTTGGACCTAAGAGTTCAAACATGCATTTATCCTTAACACGTATTAACCTATTCAAAATCGGTGACAATTCCTCCTAATAAATGACTTTTAATTTCCTATCAATTTTgagtaaaatattaattaagttTTATTAATATAGTTTAATAATAaacatttattaaaattatgaaattctaaaacaaattaaaatgtgTATCATAGTAATATTTTACTAAATTCTTTTTCTTACAATAATATTTTACTAAATTCTTACATCCGAAGTAACTACTATGAAAATAAAGGTACCATTATTTAGTTCATAAaactatcaaaaaaaaattaaattaactaTTCTAAATCCATTCATCCTATCAAATTATCACAAACTTTTTTCTATCTGTTGAGTAAACTACCACGAATCAAATCAATTCTTCCTGAAtaaattctatcaaaatctaaatctaaagTTTCCCTCAACTCTCAGGCTCAGCTATCATCAATGAATCTGAGTATTCTAAGAAAAttatgttagaatataatataaaaccattaaagttgcccttacccaacagcttaagcttttgggttaagtggttatttgacatggtatcagagcctttatgaccgagaggtctagagttcgatcctcgctcccctcactttctaattaaaaagtggaatttaattaagcacttggtaggtgggcctgtgcatttgtccacgcttcaagcccaaagggctcttgcgtgagggggcgtgttagaatataatataaaaccattaaagttgcccttacccaacagcttaagcttttgggattaagtggttatttgacaaaTTATCCAAATAGCAATTTACGATAATAAtgaaatagaagaagaagattgaagaacTCACGTGCAAGAATCACCGACGTTACCCCCACATTGATGAAACGACATAACCGCCTGCACCTTCAACCCATGCTTCTTCGCCATTTCCAGAAGCTCCGCATAACCGCCCCAGTTATACTCCCCAGGCGCCTCTCTCTCCACCAATCCCCACCACACATCCATCATAATCCCTTCCACACCAGCACTCCTCAACGCCGCCATCGCCGCGTTCACCGCCTTCCTCCGATTCACCGTATTCCCCATCGTCACGCTATCCAACGGCATCATCACATAAACCGGAACTCCAGTCCCTTTCCCTTCCCCCTTCGCTCCCGTTCCATGCTCCTTCTCCACCACCGCCGTCTCAAACGCCTGGCACGCCGCGGATAGATCCGCCCGCAGCGCCGGCGACCTGCACGGACTCACCGGCGGTGACAATCCATCCGCAGTCGCGCCCTCTGACCTAGTCACCTGGCACCGGAGATTCATCGCCGGAGATTTCCAAACCGCCGCCGCGCTCACCGACGCTGTTGTCTCTCCGGAGCCAGATTCAGACGTCACCGGCGTCCCGGCGAGGCTTCCGATCTGGTGAGTCATGCTCAACGCCATTCTGATGATTCTCCTTTTCTTAACCCTCGCTTCACAATCACAATTTTCCGGGAAAATAATAGAATCCCAGAAAACgcaggaaaatgaaaataaataataataagaatttgattttacaatttttttcttttcgattTGATTCGGTTTAGTGATTGTAGTGTGAGGAAAAGATGGAAGAGGAAGGGTCGCGATTTATAAAGAGAAGAAGCGAGGTTCTGGATAATATTAAAATAGTGACTACTTTGGATTTGGCCGTTGCTTTCGCGACACGTGTCCTTGGGTTGCGTGGCGGGTATTTTAACGGTTGAGGGATTGAACAGTTGAGATTGCTGGATCTTGAGATTTGATGGACGGTTGGATTTTGATTGCGCGTGAAGCTCCCAGAAAACGCGATGCTATGAAGGATTGCTTGTTCGGTAGAAGGAAGACACGTGTGCGAAAGCGACGGCTCACGTGTCGTGACCCGCACTTTCGGTTGCACACACTACACAAAGAGTATATGCCAAGAGAGGAAGATATTCAAGAAATGGAAGATCCTGTGGATTCATGGTTTGCCACGTGTCATGTCATTGGCCAACATGAACATTGGAAGAGATCTATATATTAGTCTTTCCACTAACTTGATTAGACATTTTCTAAGTGACTAATTGTTTGAGGTTAAATAAATTTCATGTTTTAACAAATAATTGGTCTCAAGTTTTAGGTAtaattttcacatttttatagGTCGGCAGTTCAAATCTTCTTACTTCTAGAAAAATTTTAGTTGATGGGGAAAAACCTCAACGTTGTTATTTAGGAGTGAGTTTCTTTAGCTTGGTACTGGCCGCGTGTCGAACAATCTAGAGATATTTTTTCTCTATTATATcgttttattaataaaaaattaaaaattaagaaaagtttTGCTTAAACAATTTAATTCTTGGACGGTGTGTATGGAAATGATTTGTTAAAGAGAATTAATATACTTAATATGATTTTCGAATTTGAGGAACTAATTCTCATGAATCGAATAATAGTTCAGAGTGAAAGAAAAATCACTTAAGCAGTTAAGCTAATGAAAACATTTCTGTAGGGATTgttatataataaattttacGTGATATTTTTTCGGTTTCAAAGAAAGATAATTTTACGTAATTTGATAAGTTTAGTTTAAAATTGAATTGTGTAATTTTCTTAACCACTTACTTTTTGACGGATTATAGCAAATTTCCTGAGATTTTGGTGTGATTGGTTCGCTAAAAGGTTGTCGGTACTTTGTAATCTAGTATAGATGTGGAGTTTGTGGCCTAGGAGACTTTGTAAATGAAGTTGACATCTTTGAAAGAAACTAGTGGTGAATGGTGATCAattttgcttttatttttagtattttattttgagcgtaggaaaataattttatttttagtatGAAGTGTTAGTGAAATGAGTGACATTTTGAGTAaacttgtttaattagccattTTCAACGGGTAGGGTTGTACTTCACATAACCAATTCAGgtagatttttttctttttacaagaGAAAGACAATTCAGGTAGAAAATTTAAGtactattttaatattaaaatttttaaattttaatctaTAAATTTAGTTTTTACTGTTCCTAAATTGGACTTAATCATGTACAACAAGATCTTAGTTTGGTGTATACGAAtcatttttgtgaaaaaaatataatgtttgTAATTAAATACGGAAATAGTggtaaatagaaataaaatcaGCACAGCACCTTTGAAAtactaaaaaaaagttattttaacttttattgATACATATAAAAAGTTACCTTTTACAATaaatatttcaatttaaatttctGCTATCAATatgaaatagaataaaaaatttaaataaaacaaaagctTTCTGTTTCTTTCTAATAACCTTTAacttaaaatagtttttatttaataaGCCCATAAGAGTTAGTCCAAACGATATGTAATAAAACCTAAAAATTACTAGACCAAATAGTGAAGATTAGGATGGATCAGTCACTCATATGCTCTCAGGTGGAAaagttttctcttttttcttgacCTACGTATTCAATGGTTAATCATATGTAAAAATCTGGTTAACCTAAAGTGTTGTATGGTTACCATGAAGAAGTAAACTAATTTGATGAATCAAAAGAGAATGCAACCATGAGGTTAACCATATGGAActctttatttatttgactTTTCAAACATTAAAGTGACTTTACTTGTTGGAAGGTGCGGAGGCATGGaccaaaaataagaaaatatatgATGAGAGAAAATGAAACATGTATTTCGTCTCAATAATGTTTTATACACATATCTTTTTCACCTCCACCTCACTTGAATAAGAAGAGAAATGAGAgtaatgagtgatatgatatgtgatgtgacatGAAATAtagagagagataaaaagaaaaatgtgtggaaatgaaatggaagagaaagtgaggtgtgtataAATCATTACTCATTTTGTCTCTACTTTGCTCTCAAGCCAAGCTTCACTAGCTACGTGATAGCTGGCTCGCTTTTTACCCCACTTCTATGATAGAAGACATACCAAAATGCATAAATCTTCAATTTTTTATGAAGATTAAATTTCCTTTATTGAGTTATTGAAAATTCCTACTTAGTCTCGAATCTCGATGTTAAAGAGATAGATATCAGCAAGGAAATGTATacttattttaatatagtgtacaaaaaaattacaaaGTTGGAATGCCATGGCTTCCTCCTTCCCTTGGACTCTCCAACCTGCCACAATTGACTTCAATGTTTGAATTGATTATGAGGTATCAGCAAGACTTAAACGTTTTTTCCTGTATCTCCATGCAACCTGAATTCGAGTTGCTGCAAGGGATCTCCAATATGGGGATTCATACCTCACATGATCAAATGATTATATATGTCAGAGTCAGACCCagagaaaataaattttgatgAACCATTGTAATCCAAGTTATGTAGACAAATTGTAAACACAATGGAAAAAACTATTCATTTTACTAAGTCATGAAACGGTCAAGATCATGCTGAAGTGAACCGTGAATCCAGATAAAAAAAACAAGGAAATGAGTTACCTTAGAGGTCCTTGAAAACGTAGACTCCGCAAGGTTCTCATGAAAAGGGTTGTGACTTCTTCAAGATCTGTAGCTCGGAGTGAAAAAGCCTCCACATTTGTTAGGCACTTCACTGTTCTGCTACTAAGCAACCTTTGTCCTGGAAGCCTTACCTTTTTACCATCTACAAGAGAAACCATTTTGATCAACTATTTCTCATTTGATACTTAAAGATACTTAAAAGGCATGTTACCATTTTATCAACTATTGCTTTACCTGTGCTTACAGAAGAATGTTCAAGATACCATGTGAGGAGTTCTTCACCACAAGCATCCCCTTCAGATAACGGAACTCGAATTCCATCTTCTCCAATGCTCTCTAATTTTCCGCGCACAATAAAGACCATCTTCTCCACTATACCACCCTGGCTCAAGATTCTACTTCCATTGATGTATGTCTTCTGTCTTAGTCTCTCACAAATGGCATCTAAGATAGGCTCATCCATTAGGGAGAAAATTCGAATCTGTCCACATTGTTTATACTTAGAATTGCATACGACTTTTTACAAAGtagaaaaggaaaattttacAACTATAGATAtggaattttgtttttaatatgAGGCATAATGGCTGTGGCTTTGAACTTCACCATACATCAATTTTGTAATTATAAATATGCATTTATGCCAAACAATATTCTCAAGCATACTTTCTTAACAAATTTGAAGAGATGACGCCTTATGTCGATCTGTAAATCTTCTGGCAAATTCTCAAGAAGTGTTTCTTCATTCGCTCCCCTTGTTGCCACCCAACTATACCGTTCAGCCTGCCGTACTCTCCTGCATGAAAATTATCAACCAATGACGTAAATTGACGGATGTTTTTTTGGCAATGTAGATTGATTGATTATCAGATTAGAACATTTCATACCTTCTTAAATCTTCTGGAATGCGACGATGCCTCATCCATTGCTCAACATCGCGGGCTCTTAGTAGCATTTCTAGCCTCCTGCAAGCGGGATGGAAGAAAATATATCAAGTGCGTCATACTTGGGAGTTAGGAATTAGGACTTATCATATCAAAATTTACACTTTAAAAGTTCAATCTAAAGTAACTTGCAGCATTAGATAAATTAaaagcttaaataagtttttggtccctaacctttactaaatgattggttttcgtccctcgccggagcaaaggtgagttttaatccctaacctttgccaaaatgtttggttttcatccctccggagctctgggtcaacgccggagctccggtggcccatgtggcattgccacatgggattaatgaggccaggtgtttttttatttaaaaaaaaaagaaaattattctCTTCACCATATTTTCTGTTGTTTGCGTTAATTGGTGTTCTGGGAATGACcattgaggaaaggtatagtacctaagggtagagagattgtgctagagagagagagtaagagagagaatgctgaattttatgtgttacttcatcaaatgagccaaaaagtcccttacaattgataactacctcctatttatagagcttgggtactacctattgggccaattgggcctccgagatcaaggcccatctgaaggccagggccccgcctcagggcgggatacatgctgggcgttgcccctctaggggctcgcccagtccactagtccacaagacaccgagctcgaggtacgagagctaagggtgtcttttaaatgctgttacatgtcttattgtacaccggaatctacactgccaacatggcttgagaaaagagaagttaactatatcgccaacatggcgtgagcaaaaggaaactagcattttcagttacccagtccaccgacttgacgagcaaaccaagctggcaagtccacaagtccgcaagcggcgagaacgactactttgtattggtgataagttggagcaggtgtatgatcgctcgccggcgggaaaggtggcaggcatgggtcatgtgccgatcattcaatcattgactggcggtgaccccggcgagcgactgaacttcgttgttgttgtcaatcgtcaggcgatggtgtttgatccttgtagtggcgaggcttttcgcgctttcccttattttaaaaccctttcaaatttctatctgcctcacgtggctgccccacgtgatgtgttggttacatcaatttccctctttctccggaaccgtcacttcacctttcataaccgtcccatcgtgcgcagtaactcccctttgcacgcgacccacctccccaaaaccatcatgacttccaaccttccacacgcgtccaacacgcgtcacccttccagcttctccccttctcctataaaaacccttcttccccactgtcatccctttccgagacccctcttcacttccctaatcgcttaccaaactccttctgcccacttccgctccggagccgtcgcttatcaccctttccgctacctactcttcacatcctactccggtgagtcccactgtccttatctttacatcggacacatactgatcttttcctttctttcacttcactgtcttctaaaaatggcttcaaaccctacctcccctaatcactcttcttcctcctccgaaagcgaccctgactccaccgctgccggcggcctccgtttagaggttccggagatcccagctcaccgactaaaaacctacgccactctgccccttccagtccaagtagcccccaaacacgaggctatagatcaaccttccatcttccaagatagcgatcccattgtgcaattcgtgaactccctgggtggcttgtccaatgacgatgagtttaacgccaaactcaggatctgggtttgcagtcccggggatcgcccctggcttcacaagccagacggcgacgtaaagagatcccattttttctttgcgtacgaatacatgtttagcgagcttggaatcaggcttcctttctcgccctttgtccaaaccgtcctccgcgacatcaacgcggctccctgtcaactccaccctaacgcctgggccttcattcgatgttttgaaatcctaagcgccgctgtcggcatcgccccatcccccaccagtttcttctacctttacgacgtcgaccccaagtccatcaaaaacaaaggatggatttccttgaaggcccgagccggccggaagtgtttgcatccccacaaaagtaacgcgaagtcctccttcgcacgaaagtacttccgtgtggcgattcatcccgcctacccagaggcattcaccctcagagacgggaccgccctctttcctctttactggacagagaagcccaacgggatcaccgatccttcagaggattccttgtccgccaacgataaagcctttcttaatctccttgccccacttcccatccttgactgcacaacagtccttgagggcgctgacctctcaagaactcccaaatacttaggttgcccatagctcacttttattattgacatttcctttctcgactcctatgttatcactgatcgttttttttttattgttacagaagatatgaatttcacgaacgccgagctcctgaaggcccgcgagaggagaatggctcgcttttccccaaaattcaacactgagggcgacgcgaaaaaacggggcggtgctgagaaccaagccgagagcaccaaagctcccaagaggagaagattgaccaaagcctcctccgacgccggcacatccaaccctggcgctcagcccaccactgctgctgcgcctaaaggcaaaaatgtcgctgaagcctctgtcgccgcagctaccgagccaaccgccgtaccagcttcttctcctgcctccgccggtgcgaccgctgctgttgccgctgagtcctctattggcgcaacagccgcctccgccggcgttaacgccacaaaagctgctgcgtcttccgacactcctattggagataaggaaaaagaaaatgaaaccccaaagtctccccctcgccaagatgcgcctcctagcccgccctcaacacatgatgcaggctccatgccttccccgcctcatcaaggggaaaaatcctgtcctggcgctgccactacctctgaagcagctcgaattgaacaagcccctgctcccgaggtcggttcctcaagctattataatatgctccccaacgccattgaaccctcagaattctttcttgctggtctcaaccgtgacgttatagaaaaagaagttttgagtcggggcctgaatgacaccaaggaggagactcttgcttgcctcctacgcgctgggtgcatctttgctcacacgtttgaaaagttcaatgccgccaacgttgaagctgagcggttgaaggccgaaagtgctaagcatcaagaagccgccgctgcttgggaaaagcgtttcgacaaactggcgacgcaggcaggaaaagacaaagtctatgccgacaagatgattggcacggcggggattaaaatcggcgagctggaggatcagctggcgctgatgaaggaagaagcagatgagcttgatgcaagccttcaagcttgcaagaaggaaaaagagcaagctgagaaggacttgatcgcccgaggcgaggcgctgattgctaaggagtcagagcttgccatactgtgcgctgagctggagttagtgaaaaaggcgttggcggagcaagagaaaaagtctgcggagtccttggccttggcgaaatctgacatggaggcggtgatgcaggctacgtccgaggagatcaagaaagcgaccgaaactcatgccgaggccctcgccacgaaagatgctgagattgcttcccaactagcaaagatcaaaagtctagaggacgagctggcgacggagaaggccaaagccattgaggcgagggaacaagccgctgacatcgcccttgacaaccgcgagcgcggtttctacctcgccaaagatcaggcccaacatttgtacccgaactttgactttagcgccatgggagtaatgaaagagataaccgccgcaggactggttggtcccgacgatcctcccctgattgaccaaaacctctggacagcgactgaagaagaagaggaaggagaagaacaggagaaagaaaacaatgaataatgtaatttttaacattacctttatcttttactgtcaccttgtagtgtacttttccgccattcgtctatgtttaaggaacccttcgccatagctttttatatcgccgttggatattttgtaagtcatattggaacgctttcgccgtacactactcgccttccctcctattcattcgccgaccttatatcttgcgctatttttcacgcgtcatatgattgaattacgcctaacgatttcgtgccttaattttaactaggacttgttgcttggtattccaccaccaagactttagacgttttttccctaataggaagaaacggcctccattctcgaggacttcgcccggggctttgcccgctcggggcttacaatgcttggatcccaatggccatttgggggtcccaagacttttgcctagttaacggcgctcgtcgt from Lotus japonicus ecotype B-129 chromosome 2, LjGifu_v1.2 includes:
- the LOC130738657 gene encoding beta-amylase 1, chloroplastic, giving the protein MALSMTHQIGSLAGTPVTSESGSGETTASVSAAAVWKSPAMNLRCQVTRSEGATADGLSPPVSPCRSPALRADLSAACQAFETAVVEKEHGTGAKGEGKGTGVPVYVMMPLDSVTMGNTVNRRKAVNAAMAALRSAGVEGIMMDVWWGLVEREAPGEYNWGGYAELLEMAKKHGLKVQAVMSFHQCGGNVGDSCTIPLPKWAVEEIEKDPDLAYTDQWGRRNYEYISLGCDTLPVLKGRTPVQCYADFMRAFRDNFKHLLGDTVVEIQVGMGPAGELRYPSYPEQNGTWRFPGIGAFQCYDKYMLSSLKAAAEAEGKQEWGSTGPTDAGEYNNWPEDTAFFRREGGGWDSHYGEFFLTWYSQMLLDHGERILTSAKSIFDSTGVKISVKVAGIHWHYGTRSHAPELTAGYYNTRFRDGYLPIAQMLARHGAVFNFTCIEMRDHEQPQDALCAPEKLVNQVALATQKAQVPLAGENALQRYDEHAHEQILKSAQLNDDTEMCAFTYLRMNPQLFQPDNWRKFVSFVKKMKEGKGTHKCWEQVEREAEHFVHVTRPLVQEAALMH